ATCTAATACGCTAAGAAATGCCGATAGCGCTTCCGCTAATATCGGTCTCAATCGGCATGAGGGCGTGATTACACAGCTGTTATCGTCACGAAAACACTCGACCAGCGCCATCTCGCTTTCAGTGTCACGAATCAACGCCCCTAAAGAAATTGTTTCTGGCTGTTGGCACAGCAGCAGCCCGCCATTTTTACCTCGTATCGCGGTGAGATATCCCTTTTGATTGAGTTCCTGGACAATTTTCATTAGATGATTGCTTGAAATGAAAAAAGTCTCAGCTATTTCTTTGATCGTCGACCGCTGTTCGCCCTTAACCGCGAGATATAGCAGTACGCGAATTGAGTAATCGGTATAGCGAGTTAAGTGCATAGAAGGCCACCAGCGCAAGAAAAGCTCCATTGTACGGCGTGCCAAGGCATGCTGAAACGATATTCACGATATGTTTACGCCATGAGGAAAGCTTGGTATCTTAAAGATGTATTTAAAATATATCTTATGAGGTGCTTATGTTGACTCCTGCACAAGAAGACATTATTCAAATGACTGCTCCTGTAGTGGCTGAGCATCTGAACGCCATTGCTCAGCGTTTATATCCGCTTATGTTTGAGCGCTACCCTCAGGTAAAACCATTATTTAACTCGACACATCAAAAAAATGGCGGCCAGCCTCGCGCGCTAGCAGGCATGATATTGGCCTATGTTCAACTGCGCCAATCGCCCCAGAAAGCGCGTGAAACCTTAGAAATAGTGGTCAATAAACATGTCGCCTTGGACATTCAGCCGGATCAGTATCCTATTGTCGGTGAGTGCTTAATGGCGGCCATTGGCGAGGTGCTTGGAGATGCCGTTACGCCCGAAATAGCCGATGCGTGGAGTGGGTTGTATCAGGAGCTGGCTGATGTCCTGATAGACATGGAAAAGCAGCGATATAACACCTTTGAACAGCAGCCCGGGGGGTGGCGTGGCACGCGCCGTTTTCGGATTGCGCAAACCAAGCAGGAAAGCAGCGTCATTCGTTCATTCATTTTAGAACCTGAAGACGGTAAAGAAGTCGCCGCCCATCTACCAGGGCAGTATATTGGTGTGAAGCTGTTTATCAACGGGGAGCCGGTTTATCGGCATTACAGCCTTTCAGATGTACCCAATGGCCGCTCTTACCGGCTTTCCATCAAACGCGAGGACCATGGTGTTGCTAGTCGACACTTTCACGATCAGCTGAGTGTCGGTGACACCATTGAGCTGCTGCCTCCCGCGGGTGAGTTGATCTTGGCCGGTGATAACGAGCCGCTGCTGTTGATTAGCGGCGGTGTTGGTCAAACGCCCTTGCTGCCAATTGCTAAGCAGGCGCTTAAGTTAGGCAGAAACGTCACCTATTTGCATGCCGCATTAGATATTGAACATCACGCGTTCGGCGATGCACTGGCCGAGCTGCGCACGTTCTACCCTGAGCAGCTAAATACGGTGACTATTTACGAAAATCAGGCGGGCGGTGATCATCAAGGCCGAGTCAACAACGCGCTGCTAGCTAAATATGTGTCACCAAAGGCCCGCTGCTATTTCGTCGGTCCGCATGCCTTTATGGCGCTGGTCAATCAAGAGTTGGAGCGGTTAGGTGTGCCGGCATCAATGCGTCACTTTGAGCACTTTGGGCCGGCTGAAGCGTTAAATGCGGCTTAAATAACAAATGTTATGCAGGTACGGCTATTCCAGTTAAGCCCCTTTTTAGAGCTAGGGCCGGAAAATCCATGGCGGATGGCTTGGGTCGAACAGAAATCCTATTATTTTGAGTATGCAAAGGGCTCACTAAAAAAAGCCAAGGGCTAGTGGTAGGTAGCGCTTTCCGTTAAGCTCCTCAGCAATTTTTATCTGCTGTTTTGAGGTGGTTGTATGTGGAGCCTTGTCAGGCTGTCTGCCCTATCACTATCGTTGTTGATGATAGCTGGCTGCTCAGACCCCAAAATCGATACTAGCTCCATGCCAGCGTCAGTGGTTTCTGTCGAAAACGTGCGTGAATCGCTGCCCGTTTATAAGCGAAACGATTTTGATAAAGCGCTGATCATCATTGCTACCGCGACCTTCGGTGGTATCGATATTCTCAACCCGCAGCGTATGAATGCCGCTGAAATTGCTGAGTTAGCGAATGCTCAAATGCATGGGCTGACGGGAGACGAAGTCATTCAGCGTGCTGATGAGATACTGCGAGAGCGGCGCTCAAGAGAACGCGAGCAGGCCATTCGAACATTATCCCGCCTTCAAGAAAAGCAGGCGAAAGCAGCAAGCTATAAAGAACAGCTAGCGCGTTTTAGCATTGATGAAGCTCGATTTTATATCAGCGAGAGCCCTTATGGCGCTCCTGAGCCTGTTATTGATCTTAAAATGACCAATGGTACCGCCCAGGCCTTATCGCAGCTTTCCCTGAGGGGCGTTGTGATGAGTCCAGGCCGGGAAACGCCCTGGGTCGATGAAACCTTCTATTACATCATTGCCGGTGGTATTGAGGCGGGAGAAACTCAGTCGCTGAGCCTTGCGCCTAACCGGTTTGGGCCATGGGGGAACGTTCAGATTCCTGATAGCGCGACGCTAACGATCAGCGTGGAGGGTGCGCGCGGCCAAGATGATCAGACGCTGTGGGATTCCTCTGATTTGACTGCTAGTGAAGCAGAGAGGCTAGCGCGCTTGCGTGACCAGTATGGAGATACCGTGTCCGCAGCAAAGTAACGACTGGAAAAATCCCAAAACTTTAAAAGCGCTATCGGTTGCCCGGTAGCGCTTTTTTTGATTGGTTAGAGCTTGCCCGTCGTCGCTACTTTCCTTCCATTTGATCCGCTAAAGCTGCGGCCATTGCCTCTTTCCATTCCCCCTCGCTAAGACCCCAATGGGCCATTTCGGCTTGGTCTGCCTGTCCTTCAACAGCATTACGAAGTTTGTCGGTAGAGCTGCTTTCATAGCAATGTTTTGCAAAGTCTTTCGTTTTGCCACTATTAAGTTGGTCAATCATCGGCATTGTGAATTCCTTTCAGCAGTGAATGAGTGAGGCGTGCGCTCTTTAAGTCATTACATTAGGGCCGATTTTTATAAATAGGTTCCCCTGTATATCTGAACGCTCTGCGTTGGGCTGGGATTGTTACTATCGGATGATCAAGGTATCAACAAAAATTTTGCATGCGATAGTGGCAAGAAGCAGCATGATAAGATTGTCGAACCAGCGGTGAGGCAGACGTTTGCCTAAGCTTGCACCAAACGGCATGGTGATTAGCAGAACCATCAAGGCGGCCATGCTAAGCAGGAAGCGCTCCCATGTGAGAATGCCAGTGGCAATCAGTGCCGGCATTTGAACACTGGTAATCGCGACAAAGAAAACCGATATTGAGCCAATAAATACGCGTCGTTCAAGCTGCATCGCATTAAGAAAAGTCACCGAGGCTGGTGCCGACATGCCGGCTGCGCCTTGAAGAATGCCTGCCATTAGCCCTGCAGGAATAACCACGCGTTTAGCTGTATCAAAAGAGAGTGTGAAGTGGCGCCTGGTCAATTTAATGACGAGATACATGACAATCGCACAGGCCACGCCGAGTGACAGCATGTCTGGCGATAATATGACTAGCCCCCAAGTACCCAATAGGATGCCCAAGCCGCCGGCGATAGAAAAAACCGCTAAAAAACGAAGCGGCAATAAGTCATGGCGGTATTGCCATATCTGTATGGCATTACTAAACAGGTTAGGCGCAATCAGAATCGCGATAGCGAGCTGCACGTCGTAAAGCATTGTGAGAATAGGTACGACAATAACCGGGACACCTGACCCTATCGCGCCTTTGACGATTCCAGCAATTAACAACGTAATAAACGCAATTAGCATGGGCGGGTCCGGTGGTTGCTAAAAAGTCAGCCGCCTTACCTAGGCGGCTGTTTGATCGCTCGCTGTTACGCTGCCTATTACTTCAACACATAGCAGGGCGTATAGGGCTGCCCGTCAAGTTTCATACGACCCTGAGCGACAAAGGAGGTCAATAGCTCATCAAGGCGTTGCATCAACTCAGGTTCAGCTGTCAGCTCGAAGGGGCCGTGGGCTTTAATTGCACGAATACCGGGTTCTTTTACGTTGCCAGCCACAATCCCTGAAAAAGCGCGGCGCAGATTGGCTGCCAGCTCGTGAGTAGGCTGTTGGCGATGCAGTGCTAGGGCGCGCATTGCTTCATGGGTAGGTTCGAAGGGCGCTTGAAAGTCACGTGCAATCGTCAGGCGCCAGTTGTAGTAGAAAGCGTCATGATGCGCGCGCCGGAATTCAGCAATTTCATCGATACCTTGGCGCATGCTGCGCGCAACGGCGACCGGATCCCCGGTAATAATGGTGTAGTAGCGACGGATATCCTCGCCGAGGGTGTAGACTAAAAACTCGTCTATTTTTTGGAAGTAGGCCGCGGAATCAGCAGGGCCGCTAAAAATTAACGGGAAAGGAATATCTTTGTTGCTGGGATGCAGCAGAATGCCCAGTAAATAGAGAATTTCCTCTGCGGTGCCCACGCCCCCAGGGAAAACGATGATGCCATGCCCCAGGCGCACAAAGGCCTCTAAGCGTTTTTCAATATCCGGCATTACGACTAATTCATTGACGATAGGATTAGGCGCTTCGGCCGCGATAATGCCGGGCTCTGAAATGCCTAAATAACGTCCTTCTTTACGCCGCTGTTTCGCATGTGCAACGTTCGCGCCTTTCATCGGCCCTTTCATGGCGCCAGGCCCGCAGCCGGTGCAAATATCTAAGTCGCGTAGGCCCAGATGGTAGCCAACATCTTTTGTGTATTCGTATTCTTCGCGCGAAATGGAGTGGCCGCCCCAGCAGACGACTAAACTTGGGTCGCGGCCGGGCTTTAACGTGCCTGCTTTGCGTAAAATATGAAAAACCGCGTTAGTGGTGCCTTCGCCAGTGCTCAGGTCGAAGCGGTTATGGTGCTGAATCTCATTATAGACGTACACAATGTCGCGAATAATCGACGACAGATGTTCGCGAATACCGCGAATCATACGGCCGTCGACAAAGGCTTCTGCTGGCGCATTAGTCAGCTTTAGGCGAATGCCGCGATCTTGTTGCAATACCTCAATATCGAAATCTTTGTAGGCTTCTAAAATAGCCAAGCTATCGTCGGTAGGATTGCCGCAATTCAGCACTGCCAGCGCACAGCGTCTGAGCAGATCATGCAGACCGTTTTGAGACGTGCTATGCAGTCGGTTTACTTCATGTTGAGAAAGTACTTCGAGGCTTCCCTCAGGGGAAATGATGCTCGAAAGGGTGGCGCGAGGTTGAACGTTTGCGGTCATTAGTGGGGCTGTCCATGATCGTTTGATAACTACTCTACGCATACTATCACGCTCAAGCAGCGGGGACAGCGCAGCGGTAGCGCATTGCAGCTGTGCTATTATAAGCGATGTAAAGTGATGGCGACTAAAGAGCCTCTTGCTTAGTAAGGCTGTTTCGTAGAGGCCGTTTTTTAAGACTATTTTTAAACAACGCCTTGTCAAAATTGCCTCAAAAGACTGTTACCAAAGACTGTTCCCAAGGCCATGGCGATTAACTATGTTTAATGCCCAGTATTTTCGTACCTTTATTACGCTTGTAGAAACAGGGAGTTTTACACGCACCGCGCACCGCCTAGAAATGACGCAGCCTGGCGTAAGCCAGCATGTTCGCAAGTTGGAACGATACTTAAATAAAGAGCTGCTGGAACGTAAGGGGCGTAGCTTTACGCTTACCGAGACGGGGCGCAGAGCCTACGACTACGCCTTGAAGCTGTTTGCCGAGCACGAGCAGTTTCGTCATGGTTTGGACGACGACTCATTAGACAGTGGCGATTGCCGGATAGCATCCCCTGGAAGTGTCGGCCTGATGTTTTACCCGTTTATCTTAGGGCAGCAGCAAATGCATCCTAACTTAACGGTCAATTACAGCTTTGCCTTTAACCATGAAATTGTGAACGACCTTCTTGACGGGCGTTACGACATAGGGATTGTGACGGAGGCGATGAGCCATTCTGAGCTTGATTGCTCGCTTTGGCA
This DNA window, taken from Vreelandella profundi, encodes the following:
- a CDS encoding DUF6694 family lipoprotein; the protein is MPASVVSVENVRESLPVYKRNDFDKALIIIATATFGGIDILNPQRMNAAEIAELANAQMHGLTGDEVIQRADEILRERRSREREQAIRTLSRLQEKQAKAASYKEQLARFSIDEARFYISESPYGAPEPVIDLKMTNGTAQALSQLSLRGVVMSPGRETPWVDETFYYIIAGGIEAGETQSLSLAPNRFGPWGNVQIPDSATLTISVEGARGQDDQTLWDSSDLTASEAERLARLRDQYGDTVSAAK
- a CDS encoding sulfite exporter TauE/SafE family protein, which gives rise to MLIAFITLLIAGIVKGAIGSGVPVIVVPILTMLYDVQLAIAILIAPNLFSNAIQIWQYRHDLLPLRFLAVFSIAGGLGILLGTWGLVILSPDMLSLGVACAIVMYLVIKLTRRHFTLSFDTAKRVVIPAGLMAGILQGAAGMSAPASVTFLNAMQLERRVFIGSISVFFVAITSVQMPALIATGILTWERFLLSMAALMVLLITMPFGASLGKRLPHRWFDNLIMLLLATIACKIFVDTLIIR
- a CDS encoding LysR family transcriptional regulator; the encoded protein is MFNAQYFRTFITLVETGSFTRTAHRLEMTQPGVSQHVRKLERYLNKELLERKGRSFTLTETGRRAYDYALKLFAEHEQFRHGLDDDSLDSGDCRIASPGSVGLMFYPFILGQQQMHPNLTVNYSFAFNHEIVNDLLDGRYDIGIVTEAMSHSELDCSLWHQEPLCLVVPADFAGSTLSDLMGIGFLNYYDGINHANALLRANYPDEFRSMTHFRHQGFTNEVSMVLDAVARGLGFTVVSRLVLETSPWQRQVKELNLPNAVNEVLYLLRRRDSVLPKRYEKLLNGFHAQRLQEKTPLLPLNISAAEAL
- a CDS encoding globin domain-containing protein, encoding MLTPAQEDIIQMTAPVVAEHLNAIAQRLYPLMFERYPQVKPLFNSTHQKNGGQPRALAGMILAYVQLRQSPQKARETLEIVVNKHVALDIQPDQYPIVGECLMAAIGEVLGDAVTPEIADAWSGLYQELADVLIDMEKQRYNTFEQQPGGWRGTRRFRIAQTKQESSVIRSFILEPEDGKEVAAHLPGQYIGVKLFINGEPVYRHYSLSDVPNGRSYRLSIKREDHGVASRHFHDQLSVGDTIELLPPAGELILAGDNEPLLLISGGVGQTPLLPIAKQALKLGRNVTYLHAALDIEHHAFGDALAELRTFYPEQLNTVTIYENQAGGDHQGRVNNALLAKYVSPKARCYFVGPHAFMALVNQELERLGVPASMRHFEHFGPAEALNAA
- a CDS encoding RrF2 family transcriptional regulator, whose translation is MHLTRYTDYSIRVLLYLAVKGEQRSTIKEIAETFFISSNHLMKIVQELNQKGYLTAIRGKNGGLLLCQQPETISLGALIRDTESEMALVECFRDDNSCVITPSCRLRPILAEALSAFLSVLDQYTLADLLQDRSQLATLMRIPVFTISE
- the ppnN gene encoding nucleotide 5'-monophosphate nucleosidase PpnN: MTANVQPRATLSSIISPEGSLEVLSQHEVNRLHSTSQNGLHDLLRRCALAVLNCGNPTDDSLAILEAYKDFDIEVLQQDRGIRLKLTNAPAEAFVDGRMIRGIREHLSSIIRDIVYVYNEIQHHNRFDLSTGEGTTNAVFHILRKAGTLKPGRDPSLVVCWGGHSISREEYEYTKDVGYHLGLRDLDICTGCGPGAMKGPMKGANVAHAKQRRKEGRYLGISEPGIIAAEAPNPIVNELVVMPDIEKRLEAFVRLGHGIIVFPGGVGTAEEILYLLGILLHPSNKDIPFPLIFSGPADSAAYFQKIDEFLVYTLGEDIRRYYTIITGDPVAVARSMRQGIDEIAEFRRAHHDAFYYNWRLTIARDFQAPFEPTHEAMRALALHRQQPTHELAANLRRAFSGIVAGNVKEPGIRAIKAHGPFELTAEPELMQRLDELLTSFVAQGRMKLDGQPYTPCYVLK